From the Triticum urartu cultivar G1812 chromosome 4, Tu2.1, whole genome shotgun sequence genome, the window AAAAAATTATACCTTTCTTACTATTGACGCTATTTTTTCCCGTTTCATGCACAAGGGCAGAGCCTCCGGGTATGTTGATGTGAGCCATCACAGGTGAGGCGGTCATCCATCTGCATGTACAAGCACGCTCCAGGATTCTGAAACAGCAGCCAAACGAAAATTAGTTCCATGTTTTAAGTCTCTTCGCCAACACTCTTAGACATGTCCAGCACACGCAGTCCGTGCGCGCGCACTCAGACAGAATAATGCAAGCATCAGCTATATGAATATATCGAAATATCTGGGCGAGCGATGCTATTTTCTGTAAGTTTATTTTGCAGGTCATGGCACTAGATGTGTTGGTTCCCTCTGCAGTTTGAACACCAAAAGGTCTAAAGGCAAATGCCTTTGTGAGTGTGGCGCATGTGTGCTTCCCACACGCACAAAAATACTAAGCTTTCTAGATAATCCTGATTTTTTACATCCAAGAAATAGCAGTCACAACAACTATGGGGTTGTAAGTCATGAAGTCATATGTATTGTGCTAAACTGCTAATGCTTGATTCCTTGCCTAGTTGAGATGGCCGCTTAGTTGAGGTCAAAAGGACAAGGAAAATGGTATTCTCAGGGTTGATTCTCACAACGAAGTTGTTAGTAATATTAGTGAGTAGCTAATATCAGCCTTCTTAAATTGCAAGTATGTATAAAAGTCAAGTGCAGCATATCTTCCATGGAGATTGCCGAGAGATAACATTCTGGAGATAAAGAAATTGAAGAAAAATCATGGTAGTTGACTATTTTGAGGGGTGGTCAGCACATTTGCGGACACTTTCGAGTTGGAAAATGGCCAGAAGTATACACATAAACAAAATTTATTTTATGCATATCAAAACATCCTTTTTCTAGAGAGAGACTCTTAACAGTCTGCATGTGGTCAAACAACATAAATATACAGGAGATAACCATTATATGGGAAATCAGCAAATACAAAATAATGCATTAGTCATACCAAATTTTTTGGAGCTTCGTCTACAACTTCGGCAGGTTGATCGGGCCCAAGACTGGGAAAGCAACCATTTTTGCATCTCATATATTTCTGCAAACTGGTTtcaataataaaacatgagcaAGCAAATGCTGATTTTTTTTTCTTGAATTGATAAATAATCAGATAAAAAGATCGACACAACTCATTACAAATCAGACTCCCCGACTAAATTTTCCTCGTGCTGATTTGCgacatgaaagaatttgtttaaAAAAATTTTTGAAACGGAATTTGTTTAAAATAGAAGTGCAGCAGAGATGGTTTTATAGCAAGAACCATAAGCATATGTAACTTACTAGTTACTAGTATTTGGATATCCTAGATGAGTAATGATAAATAAGACCAAATAACAGTGTTTCATAAATTATGTTAGTGACAAAAAGACCAAAATCACACTGGTAATAGAAAAGCCTCATATGAGGTTCAGAATGATTATTTTCTGAAGAATCTACATGTTAACAATACTGCTGTCAGTAATTATAGGCACTCTAAGAATATGTTTTATATTGAAACTTGGTTCACCACTTTAATTTTGGCAATCACACGTGATATGAAATCCACCTCATATGGACAACTACAACGTAAAATTTTAGATTATGCACAAAATAGGCTGCAGACTTTTATCAAGATATATGATGCTTTTCTTAGCTTCCATCACTCCACTGTATAAGATATATGGTGTTTTCCTTAACATCCATCACTCCACTATACACGATCCTGTCTCTTCTCCAATTAAGTGTTTTGCTTTATCATTTACAAACTTCTGCTAGAATTGTTTCATTTAATCAAGTAAGCAGTAGTTGATAATTCAGAACTTGGAAGCGTGTAGATATCTGAAACTTCTCCAGCAAAGAGATTGCTTTCATATTCAGATTGCGTAACTGGATATGGGATGGAGCAAAACAGCTGATTAGAACGACGGCATGCTTTAAAGCCCTGAAGGCCCAAAACAGATGTAAATAGTGACTTCCTTTAAAATACTGGTTCATATCAACTTTAGAATATCAGTTCATCGTCAATTTTCATCTAAAGAACTGTGTCGTTCAGACTATACAACAAAACAATTAACTGGGTCGCGTGCAATCATACAAAAAAATGTTATTTCCataaaagcactcaacataaTCACAGTGGAACTTGCTACTCGAGTAGTCATTCAGACTAAAATTATTCTATCAGGAAAAACATCTGAGGATAATCATCAAACAATAATATTTACAATGATGTATTATTTGAACGGAAATCATAGAAATATTAGATACTTTAAATAAACTTACATCTGACATTTGTTCAACTCAGAAAGCCTGCTTGGAACACATGATTGTCCTTTTGCTCTGCATGCAGAACTACATGATTCCCCCTGCCTAAATTTCAGGTTTGATTACATAAGGAAATTCCCATGGGCATCATTCACTGAACTACATTTAGAGCTTAAATTGGAAAGACCTTACCTTCCCAAAATGACGTTAATGCCATCCAACCTTGATCCAAAATTAGATTCAGTTGATCCTGCTAAATAGTTATACATAGTCATTTCCTAATGCATAACTTCAAGAACGTGACAATGTTGGCATTAGTAGTGGACAAGAAGTTAGCAGCTTGTGCACTTACTGGGCCCAGCTCAGACTAAGCTTGAAACTAGAAAGGAAGTGATCAGAGGTCTAATTCTTGTTTTCTACAACACATCCAAGAATTCAACAGCAAAAGTAGTCCCCAACCAATGCCAACAAATCTCAGGTTCCTATCTTCCTTACAAAACTCAAGAAAATCCCCCTACCCATGCACTATTATCGGACCTATCAAGCTTGTTATAAATCTCTAACAGAGGATAACTAACTGATTGAATCTAACTGACAGATAGACAGGCAATGAAATGATAAAATGAAAAATGCTAACAAACTGCTTCCTGTACTTTATTTTGGTGTGACTAGTGCTGGCTGCTGTTCCACAGTCATGCCATGAGCCAAAGTGAACTGGCTTGGCCTTTATGAACGGGGCTAGGCCACCACTTCTGGCTCGTAGCATGTAACATCAAGTGAGCTGAGCCAAGTGGAGCTTGGCTCGTATCCACTCCTAATGGGCGGTTCAATTTGAATCTCATGAGGAAATAGTGCATTAGCTAAATAATTTAGGTACTAGAAATGATGGTGAACAGATGCTATTACTAGAGAATGTGGTAACTTAGCCAAGATGTAAGAATATAATTTGTACCCGATGAATTTTGCTGCACCAGAAAGCAATGATGGAAATCACTCAAATATGCATTTTCATGGACCTGGTAGATTCAAAGAACAACTTAGACTGAAAGGAAAAATTGTTTACCAGATAATTTTAACTTGTAGTTGTTGAATTTATAACATGCCAGATTGCCAACAAAATAAGACACTGCAAGGATGAAAATATACTGGAGCTCTGTTCCTATTATAGATATTCATGTAAAAGGTGTCCTGAAACATTCATATTAGAGCCAAAATCACTGTTTTGACTCTTTTAATGAAGTTTAGCACTAATTGACTCTACCTGAAAAAGATTTCACGGTCTGAACCTTTTAGGAAATGCCACCCACTGTATCAGGGCTTATTGTTTACGCAGGAAACACCATGGTCAACGGTGTTTGCGCCCTGGCCCATGCCCGCTGACCTGCTAACGCGGCAATGTCAAACGCCAAGACATGACTAATCGTATTGACCATGCCGCGACAGCAGATCAGCCAGGCATGGTTCAGAGCGCAAACGCCGTTGACCATGGCATTTTCTGTGTAAACAATACGCCACGGTGGGTGGTGTTTCCTAAAAGGGTCAGATCGCGAATTGTTTTTCCAATTGGGGTCAATTAGTGCTAAACTTCATTAGAAAGGACAAAACAGTGATTTTGGCCTTATATTTGCACGCTAAGAAAGAACGCATACCACGCTTGCAGAACTATGGCGGCATCTTCCCATGCAGAAATCGAAGATATTGGCGTAAGTTCCTAGAGGATAATAAAGTGTAAACTTCTTCTGACACATTAAAGTTCTCAAGATACACCAAACAATAACTACAAAAATCTTACCAGCAGTGACTGGCTTAGCTACCTTCAACTTCAGAACATCTGCTTCCTTGGTCTGTCAAAAGGATGAGTAAATAACACAGGAAATAACTCATTTCTTTCAATCTTCCTATGCCAAATCCAGTACTGCTAGTAAGAATGTAAGATTTACCATAGAAGGATTCAAGCAGCAAGAAACACAATACTCGTAAGAGTTGCAGCACTGCGAATCAAGGTTGCAGCCCCTGCATGGTGCGATGAACTGTGTTAGATTTATAGTGTTGCCATCTTTCTACGACATTTGTGCAACAAAAGGTAAGAAACTCACTGACAGGAGAAGCGTTCTCCTGTTTGTGGGCAGCAGCGAGACCATGGATCAATCGAAAGGGCAGAACATACATAACCTAAAAGAATGTGTTCACAAGGGAGCATAAGTTTACAACACGGTATATCTAAGCAGGAGAGAGGCACAGGTGTATTACCGTTATCATCTGATATCAAATGCCGTCCTTGAACAGTTGTCCTGCATATGATGGGTGCAGCAAAACCAATGTCCTTCCTGAACAAGACTTGCAATCAAGTTGTGGCTTCAGATTTAGTGAATAACATCCGTATGTCAAGCTTGCATCTGGAACTGTACTAACACTAGAATGGAGAAACATTGATAATCATGGACTCATGGTGGGATGTGCAGTGAAACCTTTGCCCCGGCACAGAGCACCATTTGAATAGAGTAATTACCATATATTTAGCTCATCACTTAAAAGTATCTGATATAATCATTTCTTCTGACATTGTGACAGTAAATAAAAACCAAGAAAATGAAAACATACACACCATGGTGTAGCAATGTGTTGAGCAGAAAGCATAATTGCGCCAAACATAGTCCAGGATCCCAACCCCACAATTAAAATTCCACAAACCATAATCAAACATGAGGCGTAATTCCACAAACATAATCGAGCATGAGGCCTCGTTCCAGAAACATAATCACAGACAGCAACGAGCATGTAATTAATCAAGTAATTTAGAGCCGCGGAGCAACTGGTGAGGCTCCCAAGTCCCAACGGTGCCAGGCCGCAGCAAACACGGAAGAACTACCACGGAACGGATGGATTTCGAAATAGTTTAGAGCTGCGGGTGGCGACGATGAGAGCGCTCGCATTTCCAGGATGCGACGCTGGACAGGGGAGGCGGGGGGTTTGCGGGGAACNNNNNNNNNNNNNNNNNNNNNNNNNNNNNNNNNNNNNNNNNNNNNNNNNNNNNNNNNNNNNNNNNNNNNNNNNNNNNNNNNNNNNNNNNNNNNNNNNGNNNNNNNNNNNNNNNNNNNNNNNNNNNNNNNNNNNNNNNNNNNNNNNNNNNNNNNNNNNNNNNNNNNNNNNNNNNNNNNNNNNNNNNNNNNNNNNNNNNNNNNNNNNNNNNNNNNNNNNNNNNNNNNNNNNNNNNNNNNNNNNNNNNNNNNNNNNNNNNNNNNNNNNNNNNNNNNNNNNNNNNNNNNNNNNNNNNNNNNNNNNNNNNNNNNNNNNNNNNNNNNNNNNNNNNNNNNNNNNNNNNNNNNNNNNNNNNNNNNNNNNNNNNNNNNNNNNNNNNNNNNNNNNNNNNNNNNNNNNNNNNNNNNNNNNNNNNNNNNNNNNNNNNNNNNNNNNNNNNNNNNNNNNNNNNNNNNNNNNNNNNNNNNNNNNNNNNNNNNNNNNNNNNNNNNNNNNNNNNNNNNNNNNNNNNNNNNNNNNNNNNNNNNNNNNNNNNNNNNNNNNNNNNNNNNNNNNNNNNNNNNNNNNNNNNNNNNNNNNNNNNNNNNNNNNNNNNNNNNNNNNNNNNNNNNNNNNNNNNNNNNNNNNNNNNNNNNNNNNNNNNNNNNNNNNNNNNNNNNNNNNNNNNNNNNNNNNNNNNNNNNNNNNNNNNNNNNNNNNNNNNNNNNNNNNNNNNNNNNNNNNNNNNNNNNNNNNNNNNNNNNNNNNNNNNNNNNNNNNNNNNNNNNNNNNNNNNNNNNNNNNNNNNNNNNNNNNNNNNNNNNNNNNNNNNNNNNNNNNNNNNNNNNNNNNNNNNNNNNNNNNNNNNNNNNNNNNNNNNNNNNNNNNNNNNNNNNNNNNNNNNNNNNNNNNNNNNNNNNNNNNNNNNNNNNNNNNNNNNNNNNNNNNNNNNNNNNNNNNNNNNNNNNNNNNNNNNNNNNNNNNNNNNNNNNNNNNNNNNNNNNNNNNNNNNNNNNNNNNNNNNNNNNNNNNNNNNNNNNNNNNNNNNNNNNNNNNNNNNNNNNNNNNNNNNNNNNNNNNNNNNNNNNNNNNNNNNNNNNNNNNNNNNNNNNNNNNNNNNNNNNNNNNNNNNNNNNNNNNNNNNNNNNNNNNNNNNNNNNNNNNNNNNNNNNNNNNNNNNNNNNNNNNNNNNNNNNNNNNNNNNNNNNNNNNNNNNNNNNNNNNNNNNNNNNNNNNNNNNNNNNNNNNNNNNNNNNgatgttatcatcaaggtgaacttaagaggatccaccctcgaggttcacacttgaggggttgcacgacagagccgtaacggaagtggttaaggaggaaatcaccctcgatgaccttgACCAGTTAGCTACACTatagagatctcatcaggagtgatgtaagaggttccaccctctgcactcgatggtaactctgcagagccgtacaactagggggtgatgtgcggtgtcggggcttggtcttcgatcccgttgatcgggtcttcaatgatgaagcaggggcaacaaggacaaggtgggggtcactggtGGATCCCTAACCAACCTATaataagcagtttaggataagcaggtaaggtatgaaagcaggtaacaaaagcaggctatgcatcagagtaggatcatacataaagcagtagcagttctaatgcaagcatgagagggaaagaaatgggcgatattggaatgctcaaggggggcgatatcggaccgggctgatctcccgccggtctcccccggccccggggcgaaccgcagacgcaccttccacctccaagcttcccgaggttgacccttacagccggctttcaggcttcaaatttggccggaggccgcttgagctcactagcgatgacccgtaagcattcgattcttgtctttatctcttgctctgcttctgaggcttgacgtccgcattcttttggataggctggcgcccgcagcaaagaagccgaagggggctcccgTGGTTGCATCCGTGGCGGCGCTTCTGtccgcgaaggagggtgaccgtgacgcacaggcttctcctgcccggccgtcctcgcgaggcctggctgagctgGCTGGGGCGAGCTGAGCCCCCACCgcccaagtggctcccgaggtgctcttgcctgccgctgccactacagctgtcggggcgcggcagactccgcctcaggatgccgCGGCtacgctgccgccttctcctcctactccaccggccgctgtctctccgactccttctgccgttctggatcaGGCTATTGCTGAACTGGACCGACTGcgtcaggatcttcttggcgccgacccccgcttggtggccgggcgcttggatcTGGCTTtaggatgggttcgctccgatgCCTCGATTCGGGGGGCGCTGGTCCAAGCCTCGACTgcatgcgacgaggagaagcaggccgtcctggaggcgaaggctgctcgtgatgcagccctgggggaggtggtcgacgtccgtggtcactgcaaggcgctggaggacgagctacAAGGCCTACGGGatcagctcgcgaaagaggtccgccttcgccaacaacaggaagaaggcgtgaaggctcgcgaggcggccgtcgagggccgggaggccaagctcaggaagtgccgcgaccgcctaggcacgctggagcaggagttgggggcgaggaaggccgagatggacggcaaggccctggttcttgccgaggaccgcgcggccttcacggagttggaggcgaaggctcgctcctcgctgaggacgctttacgacagcggcctggagagcccgctggctggcgccgaggacggccctgccaagctgcttcccttcctggttcatgctcttgaagatgtcgcccttggccttggccccacggccgaggctgaggcgcgtgtcctgtcttctgcagcgccgacgcgggtcctcacccacatctaccttcgcgatcccggcgttGACCTCGACAGCTTGCTGGAGCCAGTGAGCAGCGAGCGTGCCggtgccgctgccgaggccgtgaagggtcacGCAGaagctctgctggggaagttccaggccttcagcaccaagccggagCAAGACGCTGCCGGCCCCGCTGCTCcgtgaggcgaacccactccgcgctgctgccccgccgccaagtgactccatcgtggctcctgtcctgcttttaattcctggacatgtatcatgcctcggggaggcgtttaaacttgcgtttggtactgggataacagtgtggactgtaatatttgcttttgaattccttgaaatttgcgcttttccttcctacttgcttatgttctacgccggcagagcccgaccccgcgcgtacctcacccagcaatagtcccgaccggaaaccaggacgggaccaaggagtgaggggctacgtgacaagttaggctcctgagtcgcgatgctcaggagtcccccttggcgcacgaacagcaagtagggaggtgtgatgtgggtggatctaccgttctacgtctgcagagcctggccgcgcgcgtgcctcacccagcgatggtcccgaccggaaaccaggacggggccacggagtgaggggctacatgaccagttaggcccctgagtcgcgatgctcaggagtcccccttgacgcacgaacaacaagtagggaggtatgatgtgggtggatccaccgttctacgtctgcagagcccggccgcgcgcgtgcctcacctagcgatggtcccgaccggaaaccaggacggggccatggagtgaggggctacgtgaccagttaggctcctgagtcgcgatgctcaggagtcccccttgacgctcaaacggccttcgtaccttggctccgctcggggagagacacGCAACGAACCAGGCCCAgggggacctggctgggcggcgtgcgtctgggtgtaACCCAGGCGtggcccccgtgcccagccccctcgcgcggcactcccgaggggaggcgttacgatgaggctagacactgagctctgggctccctgaggttgatgcggcccggggccaccctcagttgtttatcaccagcgcggagcatagtgctaccgtatgtgtacaggcatagccgctcctcggcagtgtcatcagccagcgcagagcatggtgcttccactggtacgtgggagggggccccctccgggaggagcccccggggcgtgtacagccccgccctgacacgtggctggcacggtagggcctggcgaggtgtatctagGCACCCGTGAGCCAACGCGGGACTcgcggggccctacctctaggcgggttgcacctggcactgggccttatcttgtggtgtgtccctgcaaatttggttagatgcctgcactctacgtcctcgggtcccggccctcgagctggtctcagccgtcgctagtatgccaggtcgcgatgccatggacaaggccagagggtgagggctggagagccagtaagagccctgagtcgcgatgctcaggtaccccccctttaacgtgcaagtggtcggcatggataagaagaggtgccgtggaccggcatcaaataatcatgCATGGTGGGTTTAACGCATAATCGGAAATAAatgcaaatgggatacatgccactgggcctggcccgagtggcttggggatcatgcggcctgaggggcgcccccaacaaggtaagctgaCAACATAgaataaaaagggatacacgccgcagggacggacccccacggcctgggaataatgcagccctggggggggcGTGCTCCCAGTTGGAAGTGAAACTAGAGatatgtcacctgatgatgttgaggacgaaggagtgttggtgtagcagactcgatGGGCCGCAGAAGctgatcctcatgagcccccaggcccaggggcctcgggaggctccggaggcgctggcggctcctcgcgggccatctccatctctgccagggctgcggaacgcctgacctctcgtgcctccgcgatgcccctcatgaggcgctggtacatgtcagccgcgctcggcaaaccgtaaggcatgcgaacgtagctgtggggtggacctccgcagcccCCCACTCGCAAGGGCTAGAGGCGCTCCAGGGAggcgacttggttgagccctggtacatcGATGTAGACGCGTAGTCCGCCATCCTCGTCTGGATGGggggccactgctggtaggcgacggccgcctctcatgactcttgactcctgtagctcctgaatggccttgctaacgaactcctgagggtctggatccCCTTGCCTTGCTCcctcttgagggaaacgtgcttcaaaacacgcctccatgtggtgcccaagcgcctccctcgtgaccctagccaggtcggtggccctccaggggagagcccctgagccctgcctgaggagggcgccgggcgcgctttcctatgcgatggagggaggttccccctgggcaggcgcgggcccagaggggcctgcctcctgaggggccgggccgaacgatgtcttcttcttcttgggggcggcctcgggaagcctcctacttccgcgatccgggtcttctagTGATGTGGCCTGAAaagctcgttccagggaacacaccgcgtccttctcttcacacggcaccgtgatgactccgccgcttcctggaatcttgaggacgttgtagccgtggtgagttacggccatgaacttggccagcgctgggtacccaaggatggcgttgtacggtaggcgaatgtgggcgacgtcgaactcgatgagctcggtgcggtagttgtcgcgtgccccgaaggtgacagggaggcggacctgcccaatcgggaccgtggagccgtcggtgataccggagaatggcttggttggctgaagctggctgtagggcacttggaggttgttgaacgtctccacggacaggatgttgagccctgcccctccatcgatgagggtcttggtgaccaccacgttgctgatgattggggaaaaaaacatcgggaggactccggctgtagccacacacttgagctgatctatTGAGCtaaacgtgatggcgcacgccgaccacctgagggggcgtgtggcttcgagcctggggaggactgcattcacttcgcaggcgaactgcttgaagatgcgttgagaggctggggcttgagccccgcccaggatgcaggcgatcgcgcgcggctcctggaagcccccagcctcctcgtcctggtggcggtcctcgtttctccttggctgcggcggcagcggtgggaggcctgcgttgccttgcgggcgatcctcgcgaggctgatcccttcagtctccctcgcgaggttgatccctccatcctctctcgcgaggcgggtcttgccagcgatcctcgcgaggttggtcgcgccacccttggcgcgggccacggtcttcccagcgtcctgcgttccttcctcctcctcgaccgtagccccggtcaccgcggtcggggcgacggccgatccttccttctcgcacggctcggatttcttgacattcgttggtgttgtgggtgtggaggtcatggtacacacagtaccggctgcccttggaaggttcgggctgatctcttccccgcttggtgtctggttctgctgcaagcacggcagcccccttgcgcttcacatccttggccttgggcttcttctcttctgggtctacGGCGGGCAgatcgaggagggagagacgcccttcctcagccctggcgcacttgttcgccaagttgaacagctccaaggaagtgcacaggtcttcatgcatcgccagctcctccttcatcttgacgtcgcgcacgccgtcggagaaggccgagatgatggcctcctcagtcgccttgggaatcttgaggcgtgcgttgttgaagcgctagatgtacttctgcagggtctcgcCAGGCTGTTGCTTggtgcggcgcatgtcgctcacggcgggtggccggtcgcgagtgccttagaagttggcgatgaagcaggtgcgcatctcgtcccaggaggagattgtgcctggagccatgttcaggagccaggtgcgggccccgtccttgagtgccatggggaaccagttcgccatgaccttctcgtctccgttggcagcttcgatgcccagctcgtagagctagaggaactccgcagggtcggccgtgccgtcgtaacgaggaggcaggtctggcttgaacttgccgggc encodes:
- the LOC125550684 gene encoding uncharacterized protein LOC125550684 isoform X1 (The sequence of the model RefSeq protein was modified relative to this genomic sequence to represent the inferred CDS: added 86 bases not found in genome assembly), which produces MANPRLLLRRILCVAAAAAFLSAPVFAIRKDIGFAAPIICRTTVQGRHLISDDNGYVCSALSIDPWSRCCPQTGERFSCQGCNLDSQCCNSYEYCVSCCLNPSMTKEADVLKLKVAKPVTAGTYANIFDFCMGRCRHSSASVVHENAYLSDFHHCFLVQQNSSAGSTESNFGSRLDGINVILGRQGESCSSACRAKGQSCVPSRLSELNKCQILQKYMRCKNGCFPSLGPDQPAEVVDEAPKNLNPGACLYMQMDDRLTCDGSHQHTRRLCPCA
- the LOC125550684 gene encoding uncharacterized protein LOC125550684 isoform X2 (The sequence of the model RefSeq protein was modified relative to this genomic sequence to represent the inferred CDS: added 86 bases not found in genome assembly), which encodes MANPRLLLRRILCVAAAAAFLSAPVFAIRKDIGFAAPIICRTTVQGRHLISDDNGYVCSALSIDPWSRCCPQTGERFSCQGCNLDSQCCNSYEYCVSCCLNPSMTKEADVLKLKVAKPVTAGTYANIFDFCMGRCRHSSASVVHENAYLSDFHHCFLVQQNSSGSTESNFGSRLDGINVILGRQGESCSSACRAKGQSCVPSRLSELNKCQILQKYMRCKNGCFPSLGPDQPAEVVDEAPKNLNPGACLYMQMDDRLTCDGSHQHTRRLCPCA